In Ruania zhangjianzhongii, the following proteins share a genomic window:
- a CDS encoding LacI family DNA-binding transcriptional regulator: MDTRRPHPRPTMVDVAKIAGVSFKTVSRVVNGVATVDPVLADRVREAAAEIGYRPNQMAAALKSGSTTAMIGLVIKDVSNEFYAAITQGTSEVATERGVQLITACSPEEEVSEDAELATIFELCRRRADGLIVVPHSPDQSSLAREVAMGTPMVFVDRAPRGLAADSVVLDNARGAALAIHHLADQGHERIGMVFDSLAITAMQQRLDGARQQLRQLSLTTEHGLCRTGVHGPEASARAVAELLDRPDPPSAIFCGNNRATIGAVEEIWNRGADVAIAGFDDFRLAHLMPLPLTLVSYDATALGREAARLLFARIDGDTGPPRDLVLPVTLRQSGIRPLPPSQEER, from the coding sequence ATGGACACGAGGCGACCGCACCCGCGCCCGACGATGGTGGACGTCGCGAAGATCGCCGGCGTCAGCTTCAAGACCGTCTCCCGGGTGGTCAACGGCGTGGCCACGGTGGACCCGGTGCTCGCCGACCGGGTGCGGGAAGCCGCCGCCGAGATCGGATACCGGCCGAACCAGATGGCCGCCGCGCTGAAGTCCGGATCCACCACAGCGATGATCGGCCTGGTGATCAAGGACGTCTCCAACGAGTTCTATGCCGCCATCACGCAGGGCACCTCCGAGGTCGCGACCGAGCGCGGTGTGCAGCTCATCACCGCATGCAGCCCGGAGGAGGAGGTCAGCGAAGACGCTGAGCTGGCCACGATCTTCGAGCTGTGCCGCCGGCGGGCGGACGGGCTGATCGTCGTCCCGCACAGCCCGGACCAGTCCAGCCTGGCCCGGGAGGTGGCGATGGGCACCCCGATGGTCTTCGTCGACCGTGCGCCCCGGGGCCTGGCTGCGGACTCGGTGGTGCTCGACAATGCCCGTGGGGCAGCCCTCGCGATCCACCACCTCGCCGACCAGGGGCACGAGCGCATCGGGATGGTGTTCGACTCGCTCGCTATCACCGCGATGCAGCAACGTCTGGACGGCGCCCGGCAGCAGCTCCGGCAGCTCTCGCTGACCACCGAGCACGGCCTGTGCCGCACCGGTGTGCACGGACCGGAAGCCTCCGCGCGCGCAGTCGCCGAGCTGCTCGATCGGCCCGATCCGCCGTCAGCGATCTTCTGCGGCAACAACCGCGCCACGATCGGCGCCGTCGAAGAGATCTGGAACCGGGGCGCCGACGTCGCGATCGCCGGGTTCGACGACTTCCGGCTCGCGCACCTGATGCCGCTGCCGCTGACCCTGGTCAGCTACGACGCCACCGCGCTCGGCCGTGAGGCCGCCCGCCTGCTCTTCGCCCGGATCGACGGGGACACCGGGCCGCCACGAGACCTCGTGCTGCCGGTCACCCTGCGCCAATCCGGTATCCGCCCGCTCCCGCCCAGCCAGGAGGAACGATGA
- a CDS encoding type II toxin-antitoxin system PemK/MazF family toxin codes for MRSGIAGHCPSGGTRSGLDRFTVCVRRVVDWRGGALPREPSKLRSGIVVEDGELFPDDYPNILVVPMTRDEGLAHESFAERIEPTAQNSAEGTCWALAHHVTSVSLRRVTPTDSRVTDQQLANIRQRIRLTLGD; via the coding sequence ATGCGCAGTGGGATCGCCGGACACTGCCCATCTGGGGGTACCCGATCGGGGCTCGATCGCTTCACAGTGTGCGTAAGACGAGTGGTGGACTGGCGAGGTGGCGCCCTCCCCCGCGAGCCCAGCAAGTTGCGCTCAGGCATTGTTGTTGAGGACGGCGAGCTCTTCCCGGATGACTACCCGAATATCCTCGTTGTCCCGATGACTCGTGACGAAGGCCTCGCACACGAATCGTTCGCGGAACGAATCGAGCCGACGGCACAGAACAGTGCAGAAGGCACCTGTTGGGCGCTCGCTCACCACGTCACCAGCGTGTCGCTCCGACGCGTCACACCTACCGATTCGCGCGTCACGGACCAACAGCTCGCCAACATCCGACAGCGCATCCGACTCACCCTCGGCGACTGA